Sequence from the Haladaptatus cibarius D43 genome:
GAGACCGGATTAGTGGCAGTGCAAGGCCCGGATGCTGAAGCAAAGGTCGATTCAGTCACAGCAGATCCTGTTATAAATGTATCTGTATTTTCATGTTTCCGAAATGAGATAGCCGGTGTAGAATGTCTGGTTGCGAGAACGGGCTATACTGGCGAAGATGGGTTCGAAATATTCTTCCCCGCCAATGATTCAGCAGGGGTTTGGAATGCATTCGAAGACATCCAACCATGTGGTCTTGGTGCACGGGACACACTCCGCCTTGAGGCGGGTTTGTTGCTCTCGGGACAAGATTTTGATCCAGAAGATGAACCACGAACACCGCTCGAAGCGGGTCTTAGCTTTGTCGTCGACTTCTCGAAACCAGACTTTGTTGGTCAGCGGGCTTTGCAAGATCTCAAAGAAGGGGGTGTTGATGAGCAAATGGTCGGACTCAAAATCAAAGACCGTGCAATTGCTCGCCATGGATATTCCATTGTCGATGATGGAATCGAGATTGGGAGGGTAACGAGTGGTACTCTAAGTCCGACATTCGATGTGCCGCTAGCACTAGGCTATATCCAGCCAGAGTATGCCGAGAGAGGGCTGGAAGTTGCAGTCGAGATTCGAGATCGAACCGTTGATGCAACGATAGTTAACCAGCGATTCCTAACCTCGCTTAATGCTAACTAACCGGAGCTAGAACCAATGTCATTCAAAGTTCCAAATAACCTCCATTACACTGTATCGCACGAGTGGGTAGAGAGACGAGATGAAGTCATTCGAGTTGGTATTACTGACTTCGCTCAAGACGAATTAGGAGATATTGTTTTTGTAGAGTTACCCGAACAAGGAGCGGCGTTCAAAGAAGGTGAAGAAATTGGCGTGATAGAAAGTATCAAGGCTGTTTCGGATATATACGCCCCTGTATCCGGGGAAATCGTTACTGTGAATGAAACTGTCCTCAATGAGCCAGAGTACATCAATGATGAACCATACCAACGTGGATGGATGATCGAAATGGTGGCTGATGACGACCTAGAGCACCTCCTCACTCCAACAGAATATCGTGGATGAAATTTAACCAACATGACTAACCAATTTGACCAAACCAACACTGAAAAGATAAATAACTGCACCGGAAGTCCATTTACTCCACACACCAAAGCGGATGTTCGGGAGATGCTAGACACAATCGGCTCCGAAAATGTTGAAGAGCTATTTGACATCCCCGAGTCGATTCGCTTCGACGATCGACTAAATATCACCGTCGCGTCGGAACAGCAGGTCACAGCGCAGTTAGCACAAACGCTAACGCAGAATTCCGCTCAAACTGAGTTCCTTGGCCGGGGACATTACTCTCATTATGTTCCTTCAATTGTTGACCACATCTCACTCCGCTCTGAATTCCTCACCTCATACACTCAGTACCAACCAGAAATCACACAGGGGTTTCTTCAGGCCCTTTTTGAATACCAATCGTTGCTTGTCGAACTCACTGGCTTGAACGTCGCAAACTGCTCTATGTACGATGCTGCAACGGCACTTGGAGAAGCAGCTACTCTCGCTGCCCGCGTTCGTCAAGTTAGTGGGTCTCGGATTCTCGTTCCGGATTATTTACGCACTGAACGGCGTGCTGTGCTCGAGAACTACGTAATCGGAACTAATCTCACTGTTGAAGCGTTCGCAACCAAAAATGGGCAAACTACCCCGGAGGTACTTGACCGTGCTCTTGATGACGACGTTGTGATGGTCTACCTTGAAAATCCGACAACTGAAGGCGTTATCGAGGAGCATCTTGATGAACTTGGGTCACTAATCGAAAAGCAGGATTCACTGTTTTGCCTTGGTTCGGACTTAGTGGCACTGTCGTTATTACAAACTCCCGCTTCCGTTGGTG
This genomic interval carries:
- the gcvT gene encoding glycine cleavage system aminomethyltransferase GcvT; its protein translation is MSSHKPPLYQVHQTSGADFTNFGGWEMPVKFDSIRTEHSAVRDSVGIFDVSHMSEVTVSGPDATELMNRLTTNDIRELNPGDAHYSCILNDDGVILDDTVVYQYPDRDGYVFVPNAGHGEKMVNRWSKFAWKHGLTVSVENKTSETGLVAVQGPDAEAKVDSVTADPVINVSVFSCFRNEIAGVECLVARTGYTGEDGFEIFFPANDSAGVWNAFEDIQPCGLGARDTLRLEAGLLLSGQDFDPEDEPRTPLEAGLSFVVDFSKPDFVGQRALQDLKEGGVDEQMVGLKIKDRAIARHGYSIVDDGIEIGRVTSGTLSPTFDVPLALGYIQPEYAERGLEVAVEIRDRTVDATIVNQRFLTSLNAN
- the gcvH gene encoding glycine cleavage system protein GcvH; this encodes MSFKVPNNLHYTVSHEWVERRDEVIRVGITDFAQDELGDIVFVELPEQGAAFKEGEEIGVIESIKAVSDIYAPVSGEIVTVNETVLNEPEYINDEPYQRGWMIEMVADDDLEHLLTPTEYRG
- the gcvPA gene encoding aminomethyl-transferring glycine dehydrogenase subunit GcvPA, which codes for MTNQFDQTNTEKINNCTGSPFTPHTKADVREMLDTIGSENVEELFDIPESIRFDDRLNITVASEQQVTAQLAQTLTQNSAQTEFLGRGHYSHYVPSIVDHISLRSEFLTSYTQYQPEITQGFLQALFEYQSLLVELTGLNVANCSMYDAATALGEAATLAARVRQVSGSRILVPDYLRTERRAVLENYVIGTNLTVEAFATKNGQTTPEVLDRALDDDVVMVYLENPTTEGVIEEHLDELGSLIEKQDSLFCLGSDLVALSLLQTPASVGADVVVGDASVLGLPTAYGMGLGIFACRDDYIRQVPGRLVGASEDAHGERTFTLTLQTREQHIRRERATSNICTNQAWVALRTAIHAAYLGPSGLISLAKKCHQLPEKVATVLDEIDGISAPIRDCHHFREFKASVESDAHLLADELMADGFAIHALNADVIQICVTEANERHVDDLAQSITEVLE